Sequence from the Piscinibacter sp. HJYY11 genome:
GCCCGGTACCGGCAGGTCGCGCGACTGCTCGGCGCCACCGGCCAGCAGCACCGCATCGAACTGCTGCTGCAGCTCGTCGGCCGAGATCGTTTCCTTGGCCCAGTTGGTGACCTTGCTGCCTTCAGGCAGCTTGCCCACCAGCACGCCGGTCTTGAAAACCACGCCTTCCTTTTCCATCTGCGCCACGCGGCGGTCGATGTGCGACTTCTCCATCTTGAAGTCGGGGATGCCGTAGCGCAGCAGCCCACCCAGGCGGTCGTTCTTTTCGAACACGGTCACGTCATGGCCGGCGCGTGCCAGCTGCTGTGCAGCCGCGAGGCCTGCTGGGCCTGAGCCCACGATCGCGACCTTCTTGCCGGTCTTGGCCTTGGGCAAGCGCGGCTGCACCCAGCCCTCGGCCCAGGCGCGGTCGATGATCGCGTGCTCGATGCTCTTGATGCCCACCGCATCGTCGTTCACGTTCAGCGTGCAAGCAGCCTCGCACGGTGCCGGGCAGATGCGGCCGGTGAACTCGGGAAAGTTGTTGGTGGAGTCGAGCACCGCCCAGGCATTGGCCCAGTCACTGCGGTACACCAGGTCGTTGAAGTCCGGAATGATGTTGTTGACCGGGCAGCCGTTGTTGCAGAACGGGGTGCCGCAATCCATGCAGCGTGCGCTCTGGACCTTCGCCTCGTCCTCCTTCAACCCGATGACGAATTCCTTGTAGTTCTTCAGGCGCTTCTGGACGGGCTCGTAGCCCTCTTCCACACGCTCATATTCCATGAAGCCGGTGACTTTTCCCATGTTCGTGTCTCGTTCGAATTGCTACTGACGCCTCAAGCCTTCGCGCGGCTCTTGCCGCCGGACTTGCTCTCGCTCGCCTTGGCACGGGCGATGGTGTCGCCGGCCTCCTTGGCCGCGCTCATCTCGCCCAGCGCGCGCTTGTATTCGTTCGGGAAGACCTTCACGAACTTGGCACGTGCCTCGGCCCAGTGGTCGAGGATCTCGCGCGCACGCAGGCTGCCAGTCCAGCGGTGGTGGTCGTTGAGCAGCTTCTTGAGGATGGCTTCGTCGGTCTCGCCGCGGTGCCACACCGACTTGTCTGAGGCTGCTTCCTGTTCGGCCGACGGCACCACCTTCTCGAGCGACACCATCGAGGTGTTGCAGCGCGTGGCGAACTGGCCGTCTTCGTCGTACACGTACGCCACGCCGCCGCTCATGCCGGCCGCGAAGTTGCGCCCCGTCTTGCCGAGCACGGCCACGGTGCCACCGGTCATGTATTCACAGCCGTGGTCACCGGTGCCTTCGACGACCGCCGTCGCGCCCGACAGGCGCACCGCAAAGCGCTCGCCGCCCACGCCACGGAAGAACGCTTCACCGCTCGTCGCACCGTAGAGCACGGTATTGCCGACGATGATGTTGCGTGCCGCGTCGCCACGGAAGTCAATGCTCGGGCGCACGACCACGCGGCCACCCGACAAGCCCTTGCCGGTGTAGTCGTTCGCGTCGCCGATCAGGTACAGCGTGATGCCCTTGGCCAGGAAGGCGCCGAAGCTCTGCCCGCCGGTGCCTTCGGTCTGGATGAACACCGTCTCGTCAGGCAGGCCTTCCGGATGATGGCGCACGAGCTCGCCCGACAGCATGGCGCCGACGGTGCGGTTGACGTTGCGCGTCTGCTCGATGATCTGCACCTTCTCGCCACGCTCGATGGCGGGCTTGCACTTCTCGATCAGCTTGACGTCAAGCGCGCGGGCCAGGCCGTGATCCTGCGACTCGACGTGACGGCGTGCCACTTCGACAGGCGCGGCCGGCAGGTGGAAGACGCGGCTGAAGTCCAGACCCTTGGCCTTCCAGTGCGAGATGCCCTTCTTGGTGTCGAGCAGGTCGGCACGGCCGATGAGATCGTCGAACTTGCGGATGCCCAACTGCGCCATGATCTGGCGCGCTTCTTCGGCAACGAAGAAGAAATAGTTCACCACGTGCTCGGGGCGACCCTGGAACTTGGCGCGCAGCACCGGGTCCTGCGTGGCCACGCCCACCGGGCAGGTGTTGAGGTGGCACTTGCGCATCATGATGCAGCCCTCGACCACCAGCGGTGCGGTGGCGAAGCCGAACTCGTCAGCCCCCAGCAGCGCACCGATCACGACGTCGCGACCAGTCTTCATCTGGCCGTCGGCCTGCACGCGCACACGGCCGCGCAGGCGGTTCAGTACCAGGGTCTGCTGCGTCTCGGCGAGGCCCAGCTCCCACGGCGTGCCGGCATGCTTGATCGACGACCAGGGCGAGGCGCCCGTGCCACCGTCATGGCCGGCGATCACGATGTGGTCGGCCTTGGCCTTGGCCACGCCGGTGGCGATGGTGCCCACGCCGACTTCGGAGACGAGCTTCACGCTGATGTCGGCGCGTGAGTTGGCGTTCTTCAGGTCGTGGATGAGCTGCGCCAGGTCTTCGATCGAGTAGATGTCGTGGTGCGGCGGCGGGCTGATGAGGCCCACGCCCGGCACCGAGTAGCGCAGGAAGCCGATGTACTCGGACACCTTGCCGCCCGGCAGCTGACCGCCCTCGCCCGGCTTCGCGCCCTGGGCCATCTTGATCTGGATCTGGTCGGCCGACGCGAGGTACTCGGTGGTGACACCGAAGCGGCCGGACGCCACCTGCTTGATCTTCGAGCGCAGCGAGTCGCCGGCCTTCAGTTCGTAGTCGGCCTCAACGACCTTCGCACCCACCACGTCGGACAGCTTGGTGCCGTCGGTGATCTTGATGCCCTTGAGCTCGTTGCGGTAACGCGCCGGATCTTCGCCGCCTTCACCGGTGTTGCTCTTGCCGCCGATGCGGTTCATCGCGACCGCGAGCGTGGCGTGCGCTTCGGTCGAGATCGAGCCGAGCGACATCGCGCCGGTGGCGAAACGCTTGACGATCTCGGCCGCGGGCTCCACCTCGTCGAGCGGGATGGCCTTGCTCTGGTCGATCTTGAACTCGAACAGGCCGCGCAGGGTCATGTGGCGGCGCGACTGGTCGTTGATGATCTGGGCGTATTCCTTGTAGGTGTCGTAGCGGTTGGCGCGCGTGCTGTGCTGCAGCTTGGCGATCGCGTCCGGCGTCCACATGTGCTCTTCGCCGCGGGTGCGCCAGGCGTATTCGCCACCGGCGTCCAACATGCCGGCGAGCACCGGGTCGTCGCCGAAGGCGGCCTTGTGCATGCGGATGCCTTCCTCGGCCACGTCGAACACGTCGATGCCGCCCACCTGGCTGGCGGTGCCGCGGAAGTACTTGTCGATCAGGCTCTTCTCCAGGCCGATGGCCTCGAAGA
This genomic interval carries:
- a CDS encoding glutamate synthase-related protein; its protein translation is MNQAAMGVPTPAELQDSAEHGLYNPANEHDACGVGFVAHIKGQKAHHIVEQGLKILENLDHRGAVGADKLMGDGAGILIQIPDEFYRAEMAAKGVELPPPGEYGVGMIFLPKEHASRLACEQAVERAIKVEGQVLLGWRDVPVDTEMPMSPTVRQKEPIIRQVFIGRGPDVIVPDALERKLYVIRKTASSAIQRLKLTHSHEYYVPSMSCRTIIYKGLLLADQVGKYYKDLQDPRVTSALALVHQRFSTNTFPEWPLAHPYRMVAHNGEINTVKGNFNWMRAREGVMKSPVLGDDLQKLYPISFEGQSDTATFDNALELLTMSGYSLAHAAMMMIPEAWEQHTTMDERRRAFYEYHAAMLEPWDGPASMVFTDGRQIGATLDRNGLRPSRYIVTDDDLVVMASESGVLPMIPENKIVKKWRLQPGKMFLIDFEQGRIIEDEELKNQFALAKPYRQWIENVRVRLDSIEAIGTASEFSESLLDRQQAFGYTQEDLKFLMSPMAQAGEEGTGSMGNDSPLAVLSDKNKPLYNYFKQLFAQVTNPPIDPIREAVVMSLVSFIGPKPNLLDINAVNPPMRLEVSQPVLDFADMARLREIEKTTNGKFKSYELNITYPLAWGDEGVEAKLASLCAESVDAIKSGHNILIISDRRMDRHNVAIPALLALSAVHQHLVREGLRTTAGLVVETGSAREVHHFAVLAGYGAEAVHPYLAMETLTSLHKELPGDLSADKAIYNYVKAIGKGLSKIMSKMGVSTYMSYCGAQLFEAIGLEKSLIDKYFRGTASQVGGIDVFDVAEEGIRMHKAAFGDDPVLAGMLDAGGEYAWRTRGEEHMWTPDAIAKLQHSTRANRYDTYKEYAQIINDQSRRHMTLRGLFEFKIDQSKAIPLDEVEPAAEIVKRFATGAMSLGSISTEAHATLAVAMNRIGGKSNTGEGGEDPARYRNELKGIKITDGTKLSDVVGAKVVEADYELKAGDSLRSKIKQVASGRFGVTTEYLASADQIQIKMAQGAKPGEGGQLPGGKVSEYIGFLRYSVPGVGLISPPPHHDIYSIEDLAQLIHDLKNANSRADISVKLVSEVGVGTIATGVAKAKADHIVIAGHDGGTGASPWSSIKHAGTPWELGLAETQQTLVLNRLRGRVRVQADGQMKTGRDVVIGALLGADEFGFATAPLVVEGCIMMRKCHLNTCPVGVATQDPVLRAKFQGRPEHVVNYFFFVAEEARQIMAQLGIRKFDDLIGRADLLDTKKGISHWKAKGLDFSRVFHLPAAPVEVARRHVESQDHGLARALDVKLIEKCKPAIERGEKVQIIEQTRNVNRTVGAMLSGELVRHHPEGLPDETVFIQTEGTGGQSFGAFLAKGITLYLIGDANDYTGKGLSGGRVVVRPSIDFRGDAARNIIVGNTVLYGATSGEAFFRGVGGERFAVRLSGATAVVEGTGDHGCEYMTGGTVAVLGKTGRNFAAGMSGGVAYVYDEDGQFATRCNTSMVSLEKVVPSAEQEAASDKSVWHRGETDEAILKKLLNDHHRWTGSLRAREILDHWAEARAKFVKVFPNEYKRALGEMSAAKEAGDTIARAKASESKSGGKSRAKA
- a CDS encoding glutamate synthase subunit beta, yielding MGKVTGFMEYERVEEGYEPVQKRLKNYKEFVIGLKEDEAKVQSARCMDCGTPFCNNGCPVNNIIPDFNDLVYRSDWANAWAVLDSTNNFPEFTGRICPAPCEAACTLNVNDDAVGIKSIEHAIIDRAWAEGWVQPRLPKAKTGKKVAIVGSGPAGLAAAQQLARAGHDVTVFEKNDRLGGLLRYGIPDFKMEKSHIDRRVAQMEKEGVVFKTGVLVGKLPEGSKVTNWAKETISADELQQQFDAVLLAGGAEQSRDLPVPGRDLDGVHFAMEFLPQQNKVNAGDKLKDQLRADGKHVVVIGGGDTGSDCVGTSNRHGAKSVTQFELMPMPPEQEDKPLVWPYWPIKLRTSSSHEEGCEREFAIATKEFIGEKGKVKALKAVRVEWQGGKMTEVPGSEQIIPADLVLLAMGFVNPVASMLESFGVDKDARGNAKATTDFTGGYATNVSKVFAAGDVRRGQSLVVWAIREGRQAARAVDEFLMGVSDLPR